A DNA window from Hevea brasiliensis isolate MT/VB/25A 57/8 chromosome 2, ASM3005281v1, whole genome shotgun sequence contains the following coding sequences:
- the LOC110647699 gene encoding LOB domain-containing protein 19, producing MSGANNGGGPCGACKFLRRKCLKGCIFAPYFDSDQGTAHFAAVHKVFGASNASKLLLRIPAHKRPDAVVTLCYEALARVRDPVYGCVGHLFTLQQQVVNLQAELAYIQACLSTLQRLPLQQAQPLPAPSPSQSSIASTTELGSNSNVSMHFDQLQQVSSEWTSLCNPLDSELENDDLQALARDFVSRYLPGVRFKPPSSQ from the exons ATGAGTGGTGCCAATAATGGAGGTGGGCCTTGTGGTGCCTGCAAGTTTCTTAGGAGAAAGTGTCTCAAAGGGTGCATTTTTGCCCCTTACTTTGACTCGGACCAGGGCACCGCTCACTTTGCAGCAGTACACAAGGTGTTTGGTGCTAGCAATGCCTCTAAGCTCCTCCTTCGCATACCTGCACACAAGCGACCTGACGCAGTTGTTACTCTTTGTTATGAGGCCTTGGCGAGGGTTAGAGACCCTGTTTATGGCTGTGTTGGCCACCTCTTTACACTCCAACAGCAG GTAGTGAATTTGCAAGCGGAGTTGGCCTACATTCAGGCTTGCCTTTCGACGCTGCAGCGGCTACCTTTGCAGCAAGCACAGCCTCTACCTGCTCCAAGCCCCTCCCAATCAAGTATAGCATCAACTACAGAGCTGGGATCGAACTCTAACGTGTCAATGCATTTTGATCAACTACAACAGGTATCATCAGAATGGACAAGTCTGTGTAATCCATTGGATTCAGAACTAGAAAATGATGATCTCCAGGCTTTGGCTCGTGACTTTGTGAGTAGATACTTGCCAGGAGTCAGATTCAAGCCTCCAAGTTCTCAGTAG
- the LOC110647697 gene encoding uncharacterized protein LOC110647697, with product MNPHKTEHDLFHNHQHDLGPPPRIISTNQTQSQPSIQDDLSLSEIVLFRSSSPESPSQSSSDNDDSLIHPTHSNPKSNAPHSNHAPAYINPEPHISSQFYTFNAESHSLMIRCILEHRLATPDEIRAATPRSVLKSWRAVWKDRNEDTAYVTGWKRIQEKLTAHVDSASGNEFLCFKNNSQQCVSHINQWQDIVMSFHGDADLKHLGLRETIERIKQVWTVGAKFYGIPESYIRVCVAACPVCSASEGSGSRNKRRRFEYTESFDVPAKEVPHRLQQLATKHKVVLCIRQKYIRYKPFMAEVKDYACHRAGEPVAKKSRMLKREPYASKRCGCGFRIRAIVPITNYNEKDKTFVYQEEGMAVFKLYAVHSGHEPGPLDGNARIMHRVVGHKGSFMMDQEMNYGVHEDVDNDGFGLMGKDEGDLQLFVLQQVQELRSEIGLLEGRLRKIPSEFLGLVSQELFHVVNKVRSIGEDSSKTIGLLSHKPHSNDVLVGENDLPHWGDHDHGRIYGNGKETELIDDDEDSFGQTLGDVVPWDQMRTDCRSDKDLMSEPCKPEKWLKCSDFDEKSILDCEDTKLTKPMRHDEAIVTDVGLIQVDSFYQENPKWYDSPCGLDSSADCGGSSFRHGEII from the coding sequence ATGAATCCCCACAAAACCGAACACGATCTCTTCCACAATCATCAACATGATCTGGGCCCGCCTCCCCGGATCATTTCCACCAACCAAACTCAATCCCAGCCTTCCATTCAAGACGACCTCTCTCTCTCTGAAATCGTCCTCTTCCGCTCCTCTTCTCCCGAGTCGCCCAGTCAGTCCTCCTCTGACAACGATGACTCGTTGATTCACCCGACTCACTCCAATCCCAAAAGCAATGCCCCCCATAGCAATCACGCACCGGCTTACATTAACCCCGAGCCTCATATATCCTCCCAATTCTACACATTCAATGCTGAGTCTCACTCTCTTATGATTCGCTGCATTCTCGAGCACCGCCTGGCCACTCCCGACGAGATCCGCGCTGCTACGCCTCGCTCCGTCTTGAAATCGTGGCGCGCTGTCTGGAAGGACCGCAACGAGGACACCGCCTATGTGACCGGGTGGAAGCGCATCCAGGAGAAGCTCACGGCCCACGTTGACTCCGCTTCCGGTAACGAATTTCTTTGCTTCAAGAACAACTCTCAACAATGTGTTTCTCATATTAATCAGTGGCAAGATATTGTTATGAGTTTTCATGGGGATGCGGATTTAAAACACCTAGGGCTTAGAGAAACCATAGAGAGAATCAAACAAGTCTGGACTGTAGGGGCTAAGTTTTATGGAATTCCCGAGAGTTACATTAGGGTTTGTGTTGCTGCTTGCCCTGTGTGCTCGGCCTCTGAGGGTTCTGGTTCCAGGAACAAGCGCCGTCGTTTTGAATACACCGAGTCATTTGATGTTCCTGCTAAGGAGGTGCCGCATAGGCTGCAGCAATTGGCTACCAAACATAAGGTTGTGCTTTGTATTAGGCAAAAGTATATTAGGTATAAGCCTTTTATGGCTGAAGTTAAGGATTATGCATGTCATAGGGCTGGTGAGCCTGTAGCCAAGAAGTCTAGGATGTTGAAGAGGGAGCCTTATGCTTCAAAGAGATGTGGGTGTGGGTTTAGGATTCGGGCAATCGTGCCAATTACCAATTATAATGAGAAGGATAAGACATTTGTGTATCAAGAAGAGGGGATGGCAGTCTTCAAACTATATGCGGTGCATTCAGGCCATGAACCTGGGCCTTTGGATGGGAATGCAAGGATTATGCATCGGGTTGTTGGACATAAAGGTAGCTTTATGATGGATCAAGAAATGAACTATGGTGTGCATGAGGATGTTGACAATGATGGGTTTGGGTTGATGGGGAAGGATGAAGGGGACTTGCAGCTTTTTGTTTTGCAGCAGGTGCAGGAGTTGAGAAGTGAAATTGGGTTGTTGGAAGGGAGATTAAGAAAAATCCCAAGTGAATTTTTGGGTTTGGTGTCGCAGGAGTTGTTTCATGTTGTTAATAAAGTTAGGAGTATAGGGGAAGACAGTTCAAAGACAATTGGGCTGCTTTCACACAAGCCTCATTCAAATGATGTGCTAGTTGGGGAAAATGATTTGCCGCACTGGGGTGATCATGATCACGGAAGGATATATGGGAATGGCAAGGAAACAGAGTTgattgatgatgatgaagatagtTTTGGACAGACTCTTGGGGATGTTGTTCCTTGGGACCAAATGAGGACAGATTGTAGGAGTGACAAAGATCTGATGAGTGAGCCTTGTAAGCCTGAAAAGTGGTTGAAGTGTAGCGATTTTGATGAGAAGAGCATTCTTGACTGTGAAGATACTAAACTAACCAAGCCCATGAGACATGATGAGGCTATAGTGACAGATGTAGGTCTTATACAGGTTGATAGTTTCTATCAAGAGAATCCTAAATGGTATGATTCTCCTTGTGGGTTAGACTCCAGTGCAGATTGTGGGGGCAGTTCATTCAGACATGGGGAGATTATTTAG
- the LOC110647689 gene encoding 65-kDa microtubule-associated protein 4 isoform X3 — translation MYNNHNDRFASIETTCGLLLLELQKIWDEVGDNDVQRDKVLLEIEEECLEVYKRKVDEAGKCRSELQREIALVEAEIESICYALSEQPVKKASRNLREKLQIIFPQLEEMRKRKAERKKQFVEVLDELNNISKVIFGSSAEDNPCGNVVDGDDFSMRRLEQLQNQLRELQNEKSNRLKQVLSLLDTLSSLCEVLSMDFKHTIHEIHPTLDDSKELKDITNYTIERLTTVIESVRDVKIQRMQRLQGLGTVLLEFWDLMGTPIEERQMFQNVTSIIAASEPQITEPNMLSMDFINHVEDQVSRLKQLKSSKVKEIILKKQLELEEICRNAHILTESLTAAEYSIEAVTSGVDPVHLLEEIEFEIAKVREKAFSRKEILDKVEKWLGACEEECWLEEYNRDENRYNAGRGAHLTLKRAEKARAVVNKIPAMVEALTSKTKAWEKEQGIQFLYDGERLLSSLEQYSNLRKAKEQEKIRQRDQKKLQVQLIAEKEALFGAKFSSSKSGRKASRTSVGFASNRKLSLGGALLQNFKADKSCPHMHLNKTGDCLYQNGCLGSQNGGLATQSSGRRNSEIAGHLVKRQSSAKACSTELRLIRKPLSPIPLRMSSHANIANFSEDQKGMQDEISQTVVPCINTPKVTPTKSISGGDEGNGTPKTLPTTPTTISAPMLMALTPATPYVYSATKTAKKTLEQIEYSFEELRAGFICPEAQL, via the exons ATGTATAACAACCATAACGATCGCTTCGCCAGCATTGAAACAACTTGTGGTTTGCTGCTATTGGAAttgcag AAAATATGGGACGAAGTGGGAGATAATGACGTTCAAAGGGACAAAGTGTTGCTCGAAATTGAAGAAGAGTGCCTAGAGGTCTATAAGAGAAAAGTTGATGAGGCTGGAAAGTGTCGATCTGAATTGCAACGTGAAATTGCTTTGGTTGAAGCGGAAATTGAGAGTATCTGTTATGCATTGAGTGAGCAACCGGTAAAA AAGGCCAGTAGAAACTTAAGAGAAAAGCTTCAAATAATTTTTCCTCAGTTGGAGGAAATGCGGAAGAGAAAAGCAGAGAGGAAAAAGCAATTCGTTGAAGTTCTAGACGAATTAAACAACATTTCGAAAGTGATTTTCGGCTCTTCTGCTGAAGATAATCCGTGCGGGAACGTTGTGGACGGGGACGACTTCTCTATGAGAAGATTAGAACAATTACAGAATCAGTTGCGTGAGCTTCAGAACGAGAAG AGCAATCGTTTGAAGCAAGTACTTTCTCTTTTGGACACTCTGAGCTCCCTGTGTGAGGTTCTTAGTATGGATTTCAAACACACAATTCACGAGATCCATCCAACTTTGGATGATTCTAAAGAATTAAAAGACATAACCAATTATACAATTGAGAGGTTGACTACTGTAATAGAAAGTGTTCGAGATGTCAAGATACAGAGAATGCAGAGG CTTCAAGGTCTTGGAACTGTCCTTCTTGAGTTTTGGGATTTGATGGGCACTCCAATTGAGGAACGACAGATGTTTCAGAATGTTACCAGTATTATTGCTGCTTCAGAACCCCAAATTACTGAGCCTAATATGCTTTCCATGGACTTCATTAACCAT GTTGAGGACCAAGTCTCAAGGCTCAAGCAGCTCAAATCAAGTAAAGTAAAGGAGATTATTCTGAAGAAGCAGTTGGAACTAGAAGAGATATGCAGGAATGCACACATTCTAACAGAATCGCTTACTGCTGCTGAATATTCCATTGAAGCTGTAACATCTG GAGTGGATCCTGTGCATTTACTAgaagagattgagtttgaaattgcaaAGGTTAGAGAGAAAGCCTTTAGCAGGAAGGAAATACTTGACAAAGTGGAAAAGTGGCTCGGTGCGTGTGAAGAAGAGTGCTGGCTTGAGGAGTACAACAGG GATGAAAATCGTTATAATGCCGGACGGGGTGCGCATCTTACCTTGAAACGTGCAGAGAAAGCTCGTGCAGTTGTTAACAAAATTCCTG CAATGGTGGAGGCATTGACTTCAAAAACTAAAGCTTGGGAGAAAGAACAAGGAATTCAGTTCTTATACGATGGT GAACGACTTCTTTCTAGCCTGGAACAGTACAGCAACCTAAGGAAAGCGAAGGAACAAGAAAAGATAAGACAAAGA GACCAGAAGAAACTTCAGGTCCAGCTGATAGCAGAGAAGGAAGCACTTTTTGGGGCAAAATTCAGTTCATCAAAGAGTGGAAGGAAGGCTTCTAGAACTTCAGTGGGATTTGCAAGTAACCGGAAACTCTCCCTTGGTGGAGCGTTGCTTCAGAACTTTAAAGCTGACAAATCATGTCCTCACATGCATCTAAATAAGACGGGCGATTGTTTGTATCAAAATGGCTGCTTGGGTTCCCAGAATGGGGGGTTAGCAACTCAGAGCTCTG GTAGGAGAAATTCAGAGATTGCTGGTCATTTAGTAAAGAGACAGTCTTCTGCAAAGGCTTGTTCAACTGAATTGCGCTTGATTAGAAAGCCCCTCTCTCCGATTCCTTTAAGGATGTCTTCTCATGCTAACATAGCAAATTTCTCAGAAGATCAGAAAGGAATGCAAGATGAGATATCTCAGACAGTTGTTCCTTGTATTAACACACCAAAGGTGACACCTACCAAATCGATCTCTGGTGGAGATGAAGGGAACGGAACCCCAAAGACACTTCCAACAACTCCAACGACGATCTCGGCTCCTATGCTGATGGCCTTAACACCGGCTACCCCTTATGTTTATTCTGCTACTAAGACAGCGAAAAAGACTCTGGAACAAATTGAATACTCATTTGAAGAGCTAAGAGCTGGATTCATCTGTCCAGAAGCACAACTATGA
- the LOC110647689 gene encoding 65-kDa microtubule-associated protein 4 isoform X2: protein MYNNHNDRFASIETTCGLLLLELQKIWDEVGDNDVQRDKVLLEIEEECLEVYKRKVDEAGKCRSELQREIALVEAEIESICYALSEQPDEQKASRNLREKLQIIFPQLEEMRKRKAERKKQFVEVLDELNNISKVIFGSSAEDNPCGNVVDGDDFSMRRLEQLQNQLRELQNEKSNRLKQVLSLLDTLSSLCEVLSMDFKHTIHEIHPTLDDSKELKDITNYTIERLTTVIESVRDVKIQRMQRLQGLGTVLLEFWDLMGTPIEERQMFQNVTSIIAASEPQITEPNMLSMDFINHVEDQVSRLKQLKSSKVKEIILKKQLELEEICRNAHILTESLTAAEYSIEAVTSGVDPVHLLEEIEFEIAKVREKAFSRKEILDKVEKWLGACEEECWLEEYNRDENRYNAGRGAHLTLKRAEKARAVVNKIPAMVEALTSKTKAWEKEQGIQFLYDGERLLSSLEQYSNLRKAKEQEKIRQRDQKKLQVQLIAEKEALFGAKFSSSKSGRKASRTSVGFASNRKLSLGGALLQNFKADKSCPHMHLNKTGDCLYQNGCLGSQNGGLATQSSGRRNSEIAGHLVKRQSSAKACSTELRLIRKPLSPIPLRMSSHANIANFSEDQKGMQDEISQTVVPCINTPKVTPTKSISGGDEGNGTPKTLPTTPTTISAPMLMALTPATPYVYSATKTAKKTLEQIEYSFEELRAGFICPEAQL from the exons ATGTATAACAACCATAACGATCGCTTCGCCAGCATTGAAACAACTTGTGGTTTGCTGCTATTGGAAttgcag AAAATATGGGACGAAGTGGGAGATAATGACGTTCAAAGGGACAAAGTGTTGCTCGAAATTGAAGAAGAGTGCCTAGAGGTCTATAAGAGAAAAGTTGATGAGGCTGGAAAGTGTCGATCTGAATTGCAACGTGAAATTGCTTTGGTTGAAGCGGAAATTGAGAGTATCTGTTATGCATTGAGTGAGCAACCG GATGAGCAGAAGGCCAGTAGAAACTTAAGAGAAAAGCTTCAAATAATTTTTCCTCAGTTGGAGGAAATGCGGAAGAGAAAAGCAGAGAGGAAAAAGCAATTCGTTGAAGTTCTAGACGAATTAAACAACATTTCGAAAGTGATTTTCGGCTCTTCTGCTGAAGATAATCCGTGCGGGAACGTTGTGGACGGGGACGACTTCTCTATGAGAAGATTAGAACAATTACAGAATCAGTTGCGTGAGCTTCAGAACGAGAAG AGCAATCGTTTGAAGCAAGTACTTTCTCTTTTGGACACTCTGAGCTCCCTGTGTGAGGTTCTTAGTATGGATTTCAAACACACAATTCACGAGATCCATCCAACTTTGGATGATTCTAAAGAATTAAAAGACATAACCAATTATACAATTGAGAGGTTGACTACTGTAATAGAAAGTGTTCGAGATGTCAAGATACAGAGAATGCAGAGG CTTCAAGGTCTTGGAACTGTCCTTCTTGAGTTTTGGGATTTGATGGGCACTCCAATTGAGGAACGACAGATGTTTCAGAATGTTACCAGTATTATTGCTGCTTCAGAACCCCAAATTACTGAGCCTAATATGCTTTCCATGGACTTCATTAACCAT GTTGAGGACCAAGTCTCAAGGCTCAAGCAGCTCAAATCAAGTAAAGTAAAGGAGATTATTCTGAAGAAGCAGTTGGAACTAGAAGAGATATGCAGGAATGCACACATTCTAACAGAATCGCTTACTGCTGCTGAATATTCCATTGAAGCTGTAACATCTG GAGTGGATCCTGTGCATTTACTAgaagagattgagtttgaaattgcaaAGGTTAGAGAGAAAGCCTTTAGCAGGAAGGAAATACTTGACAAAGTGGAAAAGTGGCTCGGTGCGTGTGAAGAAGAGTGCTGGCTTGAGGAGTACAACAGG GATGAAAATCGTTATAATGCCGGACGGGGTGCGCATCTTACCTTGAAACGTGCAGAGAAAGCTCGTGCAGTTGTTAACAAAATTCCTG CAATGGTGGAGGCATTGACTTCAAAAACTAAAGCTTGGGAGAAAGAACAAGGAATTCAGTTCTTATACGATGGT GAACGACTTCTTTCTAGCCTGGAACAGTACAGCAACCTAAGGAAAGCGAAGGAACAAGAAAAGATAAGACAAAGA GACCAGAAGAAACTTCAGGTCCAGCTGATAGCAGAGAAGGAAGCACTTTTTGGGGCAAAATTCAGTTCATCAAAGAGTGGAAGGAAGGCTTCTAGAACTTCAGTGGGATTTGCAAGTAACCGGAAACTCTCCCTTGGTGGAGCGTTGCTTCAGAACTTTAAAGCTGACAAATCATGTCCTCACATGCATCTAAATAAGACGGGCGATTGTTTGTATCAAAATGGCTGCTTGGGTTCCCAGAATGGGGGGTTAGCAACTCAGAGCTCTG GTAGGAGAAATTCAGAGATTGCTGGTCATTTAGTAAAGAGACAGTCTTCTGCAAAGGCTTGTTCAACTGAATTGCGCTTGATTAGAAAGCCCCTCTCTCCGATTCCTTTAAGGATGTCTTCTCATGCTAACATAGCAAATTTCTCAGAAGATCAGAAAGGAATGCAAGATGAGATATCTCAGACAGTTGTTCCTTGTATTAACACACCAAAGGTGACACCTACCAAATCGATCTCTGGTGGAGATGAAGGGAACGGAACCCCAAAGACACTTCCAACAACTCCAACGACGATCTCGGCTCCTATGCTGATGGCCTTAACACCGGCTACCCCTTATGTTTATTCTGCTACTAAGACAGCGAAAAAGACTCTGGAACAAATTGAATACTCATTTGAAGAGCTAAGAGCTGGATTCATCTGTCCAGAAGCACAACTATGA
- the LOC110647689 gene encoding 65-kDa microtubule-associated protein 4 isoform X1: protein MYNNHNDRFASIETTCGLLLLELQKIWDEVGDNDVQRDKVLLEIEEECLEVYKRKVDEAGKCRSELQREIALVEAEIESICYALSEQPVKVSEIRFGKFIFHGKEIELFVLCPQDEQKASRNLREKLQIIFPQLEEMRKRKAERKKQFVEVLDELNNISKVIFGSSAEDNPCGNVVDGDDFSMRRLEQLQNQLRELQNEKSNRLKQVLSLLDTLSSLCEVLSMDFKHTIHEIHPTLDDSKELKDITNYTIERLTTVIESVRDVKIQRMQRLQGLGTVLLEFWDLMGTPIEERQMFQNVTSIIAASEPQITEPNMLSMDFINHVEDQVSRLKQLKSSKVKEIILKKQLELEEICRNAHILTESLTAAEYSIEAVTSGVDPVHLLEEIEFEIAKVREKAFSRKEILDKVEKWLGACEEECWLEEYNRDENRYNAGRGAHLTLKRAEKARAVVNKIPAMVEALTSKTKAWEKEQGIQFLYDGERLLSSLEQYSNLRKAKEQEKIRQRDQKKLQVQLIAEKEALFGAKFSSSKSGRKASRTSVGFASNRKLSLGGALLQNFKADKSCPHMHLNKTGDCLYQNGCLGSQNGGLATQSSGRRNSEIAGHLVKRQSSAKACSTELRLIRKPLSPIPLRMSSHANIANFSEDQKGMQDEISQTVVPCINTPKVTPTKSISGGDEGNGTPKTLPTTPTTISAPMLMALTPATPYVYSATKTAKKTLEQIEYSFEELRAGFICPEAQL from the exons ATGTATAACAACCATAACGATCGCTTCGCCAGCATTGAAACAACTTGTGGTTTGCTGCTATTGGAAttgcag AAAATATGGGACGAAGTGGGAGATAATGACGTTCAAAGGGACAAAGTGTTGCTCGAAATTGAAGAAGAGTGCCTAGAGGTCTATAAGAGAAAAGTTGATGAGGCTGGAAAGTGTCGATCTGAATTGCAACGTGAAATTGCTTTGGTTGAAGCGGAAATTGAGAGTATCTGTTATGCATTGAGTGAGCAACCGGTAAAAGTAAGTGAAATTAGGTTTGGCAAATTCATATTTCATGGAAAGGAAATTGAATTGTTTGTTTTATGCCCTCAGGATGAGCAGAAGGCCAGTAGAAACTTAAGAGAAAAGCTTCAAATAATTTTTCCTCAGTTGGAGGAAATGCGGAAGAGAAAAGCAGAGAGGAAAAAGCAATTCGTTGAAGTTCTAGACGAATTAAACAACATTTCGAAAGTGATTTTCGGCTCTTCTGCTGAAGATAATCCGTGCGGGAACGTTGTGGACGGGGACGACTTCTCTATGAGAAGATTAGAACAATTACAGAATCAGTTGCGTGAGCTTCAGAACGAGAAG AGCAATCGTTTGAAGCAAGTACTTTCTCTTTTGGACACTCTGAGCTCCCTGTGTGAGGTTCTTAGTATGGATTTCAAACACACAATTCACGAGATCCATCCAACTTTGGATGATTCTAAAGAATTAAAAGACATAACCAATTATACAATTGAGAGGTTGACTACTGTAATAGAAAGTGTTCGAGATGTCAAGATACAGAGAATGCAGAGG CTTCAAGGTCTTGGAACTGTCCTTCTTGAGTTTTGGGATTTGATGGGCACTCCAATTGAGGAACGACAGATGTTTCAGAATGTTACCAGTATTATTGCTGCTTCAGAACCCCAAATTACTGAGCCTAATATGCTTTCCATGGACTTCATTAACCAT GTTGAGGACCAAGTCTCAAGGCTCAAGCAGCTCAAATCAAGTAAAGTAAAGGAGATTATTCTGAAGAAGCAGTTGGAACTAGAAGAGATATGCAGGAATGCACACATTCTAACAGAATCGCTTACTGCTGCTGAATATTCCATTGAAGCTGTAACATCTG GAGTGGATCCTGTGCATTTACTAgaagagattgagtttgaaattgcaaAGGTTAGAGAGAAAGCCTTTAGCAGGAAGGAAATACTTGACAAAGTGGAAAAGTGGCTCGGTGCGTGTGAAGAAGAGTGCTGGCTTGAGGAGTACAACAGG GATGAAAATCGTTATAATGCCGGACGGGGTGCGCATCTTACCTTGAAACGTGCAGAGAAAGCTCGTGCAGTTGTTAACAAAATTCCTG CAATGGTGGAGGCATTGACTTCAAAAACTAAAGCTTGGGAGAAAGAACAAGGAATTCAGTTCTTATACGATGGT GAACGACTTCTTTCTAGCCTGGAACAGTACAGCAACCTAAGGAAAGCGAAGGAACAAGAAAAGATAAGACAAAGA GACCAGAAGAAACTTCAGGTCCAGCTGATAGCAGAGAAGGAAGCACTTTTTGGGGCAAAATTCAGTTCATCAAAGAGTGGAAGGAAGGCTTCTAGAACTTCAGTGGGATTTGCAAGTAACCGGAAACTCTCCCTTGGTGGAGCGTTGCTTCAGAACTTTAAAGCTGACAAATCATGTCCTCACATGCATCTAAATAAGACGGGCGATTGTTTGTATCAAAATGGCTGCTTGGGTTCCCAGAATGGGGGGTTAGCAACTCAGAGCTCTG GTAGGAGAAATTCAGAGATTGCTGGTCATTTAGTAAAGAGACAGTCTTCTGCAAAGGCTTGTTCAACTGAATTGCGCTTGATTAGAAAGCCCCTCTCTCCGATTCCTTTAAGGATGTCTTCTCATGCTAACATAGCAAATTTCTCAGAAGATCAGAAAGGAATGCAAGATGAGATATCTCAGACAGTTGTTCCTTGTATTAACACACCAAAGGTGACACCTACCAAATCGATCTCTGGTGGAGATGAAGGGAACGGAACCCCAAAGACACTTCCAACAACTCCAACGACGATCTCGGCTCCTATGCTGATGGCCTTAACACCGGCTACCCCTTATGTTTATTCTGCTACTAAGACAGCGAAAAAGACTCTGGAACAAATTGAATACTCATTTGAAGAGCTAAGAGCTGGATTCATCTGTCCAGAAGCACAACTATGA